The Bacillota bacterium region TGAGGGTCCTCACCAGCGAAGCCGCGGCCTCGGCCCGGGTGACCGGCTGGTTGGCGTTGAAGGTCTTCCCGTCGCCGGTGATGATCCCCAGGCCCCAGGTCAGGGCGACGTAGCCGAGTGTGCCGCGCCCCAGTGAGCGGGCGTCGGAGTAGGGGACGGCGTAGATGCCTTCGATCCGGGCGGCCTGATCGAGGCCCAGGTAACGAGCCAATAACTTGGCCGCCAGCTCGCGGGTCACGTCGTCCTTCGCGGCCGCGTCTTCCTTGAGCCAGTTGCGATCCTTGGCCGCCTTGATCACTTCGTCATCGGTCATCGAGTTCCGCCAGAGTCCATCCTTGGCATAGATCATCGCCCTCAGGAGGGAGATGACGGTGACCTTCTCGGACGGCCGGAAGGAATCGCCGTACTCGCCGAACAGCCCGGCCCGCCCCAGGAGGGCTATCTCGTACTCGGCGAAGTTGCCCTTGACGTCGTTGAATCGGCGGCCTTGGGGCAGTTGGGAGATGGGCTTGCCCTGGTAGTCCAGGGGGTCACCGGTCCGGGCGCCGATGATGTCGTAGGACTGGGTGCCCGCGGCCACGGTGGGCTGGTAGACCAGGCGGCCGTCGGAGGACGTGCCGTACCGACCATAGACCAGCGCGTAGGACAGGGTCATCGGACGCTTGGCGAAGAAGGCCGCGGCGGCCGCCGACCCGGCCAGGACTCCGTCGGGCTTCGGGAACTCGATCTCCTGCCAGTTCAGGTTGTAGCGGATGACTTTCCTGTTGACCGCGTCGACGGTGACCGTCATCCCGTTTGACGGGAAGGGGATGCCGTTGACCATCCGCCGGAAGTTGAAGTACTGCTGGGACGGGTTC contains the following coding sequences:
- a CDS encoding YcdB/YcdC domain-containing protein, producing RGGIPVASDGATVGVNAGDGTVMNYYLNWSKATFPEAKGIITAEKAQAAFDQAGLLELQYFRPGGIRPLTSAEKQPVILVYRMDDPSQGVIDAFTGEPIRLQSDEWLAGGGGGGDGPGMSRGEAKHLDSGAPQPLSPEEQKEVEQAAKLISRDEAVAAAKKIIDVPDGLTLYGANLAAYYWQDPNIRIWSLSWRSEKDSEGVQVYMSASVNAATGELTSFDTNSPSDSAKSGQIDRDAARVLADEFLKKAQAGKVDQVKLNDRDRSGVYIPAGLKDGENPSQQYFNFRRMVNGIPFPSNGMTVTVDAVNRKVIRYNLNWQEIEFPKPDGVLAGSAAAAAFFAKRPMTLSYALVYGRYGTSSDGRLVYQPTVAAGTQSYDIIGARTGDPLDYQGKPISQLPQGRRFNDVKGNFAEYEIALLGRAGLFGEYGDSFRPSEKVTVISLLRAMIYAKDGLWRNSMTDDEVIKAAKDRNWLKEDAAAKDDVTRELAAKLLARYLGLDQAARIEGIYAVPYSDARSLGRGTLGYVALTWGLGIITGDGKTFNANQPVTRAEAAASLVRTLKVTP